In Argopecten irradians isolate NY chromosome 11, Ai_NY, whole genome shotgun sequence, one DNA window encodes the following:
- the LOC138334912 gene encoding micronuclear linker histone polyprotein-like isoform X6, whose amino-acid sequence MATDTLTLPSIRKVQFLVSTDELASEGITSGSAKSSAKPRIDSTPSLPPAKQNGGLVTSHDGSQTSKPQSPEKSKRSTADVKPQSIPNISQKSNDGTHTSRQPPTSPSKTNREEPLPSSPSKTKRDDKPPSSPSKTKREEQPPSSPSKTKRDEKPPPSPLRENKSSSVDQNKSGKSTSSKTEAATVKSQSNKENNKPSQDQTNVQKTNGKFVATYTRSRPERKTENNKENNKTENNKERMDFSPQSRTTDDTITDSNVSKDSAYRWHAPARKYETPRHNAPVKSKAVTINSASASSNTTGSSHKPPVFKLKLHKKPMYSRDKKAKEKEVVLTPRTQKSSQDSSRPKSYHLERDRSIYRTNTYLWEDERNELTYQPSTNTQTDVMMAYTGEPNTREALKSANGKKRDKEFKKAFTVFAVRSKQPPWHEKEYVLNRREAQIYQGIKQVYDKPTAKKARQREFMKKLEQFQVEMAKHQISEMQRKEAKKNQDKARQANQLKELRQRFEDEAWHRFQTQYVTSRVLEHEKMNRFQYGLPEEPDGEPEFAVKLKRKKKNPQAIIDAKQLSKINKKRYSEMFDVNTGPSWSKNSKDPKMEGIDTVVLDVKDEQGGAVVVRKEEGNVKEKKKFVKDVIQEAQKELQAWPGNGKNTGVTPRSPVLDHAAPDQPNQRAKSPDFYAEESESDDDDDMSDIFERARKKYNLTVDEEADAVSRASRVR is encoded by the exons GATTACCAGTGGCAGCGCTAAGTCCTCAGCAAAGCCACGTATCGACTCCACCCCTTCTCTTCCTCCTGCCAAACAAAATGGTGGACTGGTGACGTCACATGATGGAAGCCAAACTAGTAAACCACAGAGTCCCGAGAAATCAAAAAGGTCAACCGCCGACGTGAAACCACAGTCTATACCAAACATCTCACAGAAAAGCAAtg ATGGCACCCATACTTCCCGCCAACCACCTACCTCACCTTCCAAAACCAACAGAGAAGAACCACTTCCTTCCTCACCCTCTAAAACAAAGCGTGATGACAAACCTCCCTCATCACCCTCTAAAACAAAGAGAGAGGAACAACCTCCTTCCTCACCCTCTAAAACCAAGAGGGACGAAAAGCCACCTCCATCCCCTCTAAGGGAAAATAAATCTTCCTCTGTTGACCAAAATAAATCAGGAAAGTCCACTAGTTCTAAAACTGAAG CAGCCACAGTAAAATCCCAGTCCAACAAAGAGAACAACAAGCCTTCACAAGACCAAACAAATGTTCAAAA AACAAATGGAAAATTTGTGGCAACATATACAAGATCACGTCCCGAACGGAAAACAGAGAACAATAAAGAGAATAATAAAACTGAGAATAACAA GGAACGAATGGATTTCTCGCCACAGTCCCGAACCACGGACGATACTATTACAGACAGCAATGTGTCAAAGGATAGTGCTTACCGGTGGCACGCGCCTGCGCGAAAGTACGAAACTCCTCGTCACAATGCACCAGTAAAATCTAAAGCAGTGACAATAAACTCTGCTTCAGCATCATCCAATACGACCGGAAGTAGTCACAAACCGCCAGTGTTTAAACTAAAATTGCATAAAAAGCCAATGTATTCTAGAGACAAGAAAGCCAAGGAAAAGGAAGTGGTTCTTACGCCAAGAACGCAAAAATCCTCACAAGACTCATCTAGGCCTAAGTCATATCATTTAGAAAGGGATAGATCTATTTATAGGACAAACACTTATCTCTGGGAGGATGAAAGGAATGAACTTACTTACCAGCCATCAACAAATACGCAAACGGATGTAATGATGGCATATACTGGTGAGCCTAATACAAGAGAGGCTTTGAAAAGTGCTAATGGTAAGAAAAGGGATAAAGAATTCAAAAAGGCTTTTACAGTATTCGCAGTGCGTTCAAAACAGCCACCATGGCATGAGAAAGAATATGTACTGAATAGACGAGAGGCTCAAATTTATCAAGGTATTAAGCAAGTATACGATAAACCGACCGCGAAGAAAGCGAGACAACGAGAATTCATGAAGAAACTAGAACAGTTTCAAGTTGAAATGGCAAAACATCAGATATCGGAAATGCAAAGAAAGGAAGCGAAAAAGAACCAGGACAAAGCGAGACAGGCTAATCAGCTAAAGGAATTACGTCAGCGATTCGAAGACGAGGCTTGGCATCGTTTCCAAACACAATATGTGACGTCACGTGTTCTTGAACACGAAAAAATGAATCGCTTCCAATACGGACTTCCCGAAGAGCCGGATGGTGAGCCAGAATTCGCCGTGAAACTAAAAAGGAAGAAGAAGAACCCGCAAGCGATTATTGATGCCAAGCAGTTAAGCAAAATTAACAAAAAGCGGTATTCTGAGATGTTCGACGTCAACACTGGACCGAGTTGGAGTAAAAACAGCAAAGATCCTAAAATGGAAGGCATTGATACGGTCGTGTTAGATGTCAAAGATGAACAAG GGGGCGCGGTAGTCGTGCGAAAAGAAGAAG GAAACgtaaaagagaagaaaaaattCGTAAAGGACGtcatacaagaggcccagaaggAACTGCAGGCGTGGCCTGGCAATG GTAAAAATACAGGAGTAACTCCGCGGAGCCCAGTGTTAGATCACGCAGCACCCGATCAGCCTAACCAAAGAGCAAAATCGCCAGACTTTTACGCAGAAGAAAGTGAAAGCGATGATGATGACGACATGTCTGATATCTTTGAGAGAGCGAGGAAGAAATATAATCTAACAGTGGATGAAGAAGCCGACGCTGTTAGCCGTGCAAGTCGTGTGCGATGA
- the LOC138334912 gene encoding uncharacterized protein DDB_G0286299-like isoform X9, with translation MSRITSGSAKSSAKPRIDSTPSLPPAKQNGGLVTSHDGSQTSKPQSPEKSKRSTADVKPQSIPNISQKSNDKSSTTDKRTKGKDGTHTSRQPPTSPSKTNREEPLPSSPSKTKRDDKPPSSPSKTKREEQPPSSPSKTKRDEKPPPSPLRENKSSSVDQNKSGKSTSSKTEAATVKSQSNKENNKPSQDQTNVQKTNGKFVATYTRSRPERKTENNKENNKTENNKERMDFSPQSRTTDDTITDSNVSKDSAYRWHAPARKYETPRHNAPVKSKAVTINSASASSNTTGSSHKPPVFKLKLHKKPMYSRDKKAKEKEVVLTPRTQKSSQDSSRPKSYHLERDRSIYRTNTYLWEDERNELTYQPSTNTQTDVMMAYTGEPNTREALKSANGKKRDKEFKKAFTVFAVRSKQPPWHEKEYVLNRREAQIYQGIKQVYDKPTAKKARQREFMKKLEQFQVEMAKHQISEMQRKEAKKNQDKARQANQLKELRQRFEDEAWHRFQTQYVTSRVLEHEKMNRFQYGLPEEPDGEPEFAVKLKRKKKNPQAIIDAKQLSKINKKRYSEMFDVNTGPSWSKNSKDPKMEGIDTVVLDVKDEQGGAVVVRKEEGNVKEKKKFVKDVIQEAQKELQAWPGNGKNTGVTPRSPVLDHAAPDQPNQRAKSPDFYAEESESDDDDDMSDIFERARKKYNLTVDEEADAVSRASRVR, from the exons GATTACCAGTGGCAGCGCTAAGTCCTCAGCAAAGCCACGTATCGACTCCACCCCTTCTCTTCCTCCTGCCAAACAAAATGGTGGACTGGTGACGTCACATGATGGAAGCCAAACTAGTAAACCACAGAGTCCCGAGAAATCAAAAAGGTCAACCGCCGACGTGAAACCACAGTCTATACCAAACATCTCACAGAAAAGCAAtg ATAAATCATCAACAACAGATAAGCGGACTAAGGGGAAAG ATGGCACCCATACTTCCCGCCAACCACCTACCTCACCTTCCAAAACCAACAGAGAAGAACCACTTCCTTCCTCACCCTCTAAAACAAAGCGTGATGACAAACCTCCCTCATCACCCTCTAAAACAAAGAGAGAGGAACAACCTCCTTCCTCACCCTCTAAAACCAAGAGGGACGAAAAGCCACCTCCATCCCCTCTAAGGGAAAATAAATCTTCCTCTGTTGACCAAAATAAATCAGGAAAGTCCACTAGTTCTAAAACTGAAG CAGCCACAGTAAAATCCCAGTCCAACAAAGAGAACAACAAGCCTTCACAAGACCAAACAAATGTTCAAAA AACAAATGGAAAATTTGTGGCAACATATACAAGATCACGTCCCGAACGGAAAACAGAGAACAATAAAGAGAATAATAAAACTGAGAATAACAA GGAACGAATGGATTTCTCGCCACAGTCCCGAACCACGGACGATACTATTACAGACAGCAATGTGTCAAAGGATAGTGCTTACCGGTGGCACGCGCCTGCGCGAAAGTACGAAACTCCTCGTCACAATGCACCAGTAAAATCTAAAGCAGTGACAATAAACTCTGCTTCAGCATCATCCAATACGACCGGAAGTAGTCACAAACCGCCAGTGTTTAAACTAAAATTGCATAAAAAGCCAATGTATTCTAGAGACAAGAAAGCCAAGGAAAAGGAAGTGGTTCTTACGCCAAGAACGCAAAAATCCTCACAAGACTCATCTAGGCCTAAGTCATATCATTTAGAAAGGGATAGATCTATTTATAGGACAAACACTTATCTCTGGGAGGATGAAAGGAATGAACTTACTTACCAGCCATCAACAAATACGCAAACGGATGTAATGATGGCATATACTGGTGAGCCTAATACAAGAGAGGCTTTGAAAAGTGCTAATGGTAAGAAAAGGGATAAAGAATTCAAAAAGGCTTTTACAGTATTCGCAGTGCGTTCAAAACAGCCACCATGGCATGAGAAAGAATATGTACTGAATAGACGAGAGGCTCAAATTTATCAAGGTATTAAGCAAGTATACGATAAACCGACCGCGAAGAAAGCGAGACAACGAGAATTCATGAAGAAACTAGAACAGTTTCAAGTTGAAATGGCAAAACATCAGATATCGGAAATGCAAAGAAAGGAAGCGAAAAAGAACCAGGACAAAGCGAGACAGGCTAATCAGCTAAAGGAATTACGTCAGCGATTCGAAGACGAGGCTTGGCATCGTTTCCAAACACAATATGTGACGTCACGTGTTCTTGAACACGAAAAAATGAATCGCTTCCAATACGGACTTCCCGAAGAGCCGGATGGTGAGCCAGAATTCGCCGTGAAACTAAAAAGGAAGAAGAAGAACCCGCAAGCGATTATTGATGCCAAGCAGTTAAGCAAAATTAACAAAAAGCGGTATTCTGAGATGTTCGACGTCAACACTGGACCGAGTTGGAGTAAAAACAGCAAAGATCCTAAAATGGAAGGCATTGATACGGTCGTGTTAGATGTCAAAGATGAACAAG GGGGCGCGGTAGTCGTGCGAAAAGAAGAAG GAAACgtaaaagagaagaaaaaattCGTAAAGGACGtcatacaagaggcccagaaggAACTGCAGGCGTGGCCTGGCAATG GTAAAAATACAGGAGTAACTCCGCGGAGCCCAGTGTTAGATCACGCAGCACCCGATCAGCCTAACCAAAGAGCAAAATCGCCAGACTTTTACGCAGAAGAAAGTGAAAGCGATGATGATGACGACATGTCTGATATCTTTGAGAGAGCGAGGAAGAAATATAATCTAACAGTGGATGAAGAAGCCGACGCTGTTAGCCGTGCAAGTCGTGTGCGATGA
- the LOC138334912 gene encoding micronuclear linker histone polyprotein-like isoform X11, with the protein MATDTLTLPSIRKVQFLVSTDELASEGITSGSAKSSAKPRIDSTPSLPPAKQNGGLVTSHDGSQTSKPQSPEKSKRSTADVKPQSIPNISQKSNDKSSTTDKRTKGKAATVKSQSNKENNKPSQDQTNVQKTNGKFVATYTRSRPERKTENNKENNKTENNKERMDFSPQSRTTDDTITDSNVSKDSAYRWHAPARKYETPRHNAPVKSKAVTINSASASSNTTGSSHKPPVFKLKLHKKPMYSRDKKAKEKEVVLTPRTQKSSQDSSRPKSYHLERDRSIYRTNTYLWEDERNELTYQPSTNTQTDVMMAYTGEPNTREALKSANGKKRDKEFKKAFTVFAVRSKQPPWHEKEYVLNRREAQIYQGIKQVYDKPTAKKARQREFMKKLEQFQVEMAKHQISEMQRKEAKKNQDKARQANQLKELRQRFEDEAWHRFQTQYVTSRVLEHEKMNRFQYGLPEEPDGEPEFAVKLKRKKKNPQAIIDAKQLSKINKKRYSEMFDVNTGPSWSKNSKDPKMEGIDTVVLDVKDEQGGAVVVRKEEGNVKEKKKFVKDVIQEAQKELQAWPGNGKNTGVTPRSPVLDHAAPDQPNQRAKSPDFYAEESESDDDDDMSDIFERARKKYNLTVDEEADAVSRASRVR; encoded by the exons GATTACCAGTGGCAGCGCTAAGTCCTCAGCAAAGCCACGTATCGACTCCACCCCTTCTCTTCCTCCTGCCAAACAAAATGGTGGACTGGTGACGTCACATGATGGAAGCCAAACTAGTAAACCACAGAGTCCCGAGAAATCAAAAAGGTCAACCGCCGACGTGAAACCACAGTCTATACCAAACATCTCACAGAAAAGCAAtg ATAAATCATCAACAACAGATAAGCGGACTAAGGGGAAAG CAGCCACAGTAAAATCCCAGTCCAACAAAGAGAACAACAAGCCTTCACAAGACCAAACAAATGTTCAAAA AACAAATGGAAAATTTGTGGCAACATATACAAGATCACGTCCCGAACGGAAAACAGAGAACAATAAAGAGAATAATAAAACTGAGAATAACAA GGAACGAATGGATTTCTCGCCACAGTCCCGAACCACGGACGATACTATTACAGACAGCAATGTGTCAAAGGATAGTGCTTACCGGTGGCACGCGCCTGCGCGAAAGTACGAAACTCCTCGTCACAATGCACCAGTAAAATCTAAAGCAGTGACAATAAACTCTGCTTCAGCATCATCCAATACGACCGGAAGTAGTCACAAACCGCCAGTGTTTAAACTAAAATTGCATAAAAAGCCAATGTATTCTAGAGACAAGAAAGCCAAGGAAAAGGAAGTGGTTCTTACGCCAAGAACGCAAAAATCCTCACAAGACTCATCTAGGCCTAAGTCATATCATTTAGAAAGGGATAGATCTATTTATAGGACAAACACTTATCTCTGGGAGGATGAAAGGAATGAACTTACTTACCAGCCATCAACAAATACGCAAACGGATGTAATGATGGCATATACTGGTGAGCCTAATACAAGAGAGGCTTTGAAAAGTGCTAATGGTAAGAAAAGGGATAAAGAATTCAAAAAGGCTTTTACAGTATTCGCAGTGCGTTCAAAACAGCCACCATGGCATGAGAAAGAATATGTACTGAATAGACGAGAGGCTCAAATTTATCAAGGTATTAAGCAAGTATACGATAAACCGACCGCGAAGAAAGCGAGACAACGAGAATTCATGAAGAAACTAGAACAGTTTCAAGTTGAAATGGCAAAACATCAGATATCGGAAATGCAAAGAAAGGAAGCGAAAAAGAACCAGGACAAAGCGAGACAGGCTAATCAGCTAAAGGAATTACGTCAGCGATTCGAAGACGAGGCTTGGCATCGTTTCCAAACACAATATGTGACGTCACGTGTTCTTGAACACGAAAAAATGAATCGCTTCCAATACGGACTTCCCGAAGAGCCGGATGGTGAGCCAGAATTCGCCGTGAAACTAAAAAGGAAGAAGAAGAACCCGCAAGCGATTATTGATGCCAAGCAGTTAAGCAAAATTAACAAAAAGCGGTATTCTGAGATGTTCGACGTCAACACTGGACCGAGTTGGAGTAAAAACAGCAAAGATCCTAAAATGGAAGGCATTGATACGGTCGTGTTAGATGTCAAAGATGAACAAG GGGGCGCGGTAGTCGTGCGAAAAGAAGAAG GAAACgtaaaagagaagaaaaaattCGTAAAGGACGtcatacaagaggcccagaaggAACTGCAGGCGTGGCCTGGCAATG GTAAAAATACAGGAGTAACTCCGCGGAGCCCAGTGTTAGATCACGCAGCACCCGATCAGCCTAACCAAAGAGCAAAATCGCCAGACTTTTACGCAGAAGAAAGTGAAAGCGATGATGATGACGACATGTCTGATATCTTTGAGAGAGCGAGGAAGAAATATAATCTAACAGTGGATGAAGAAGCCGACGCTGTTAGCCGTGCAAGTCGTGTGCGATGA
- the LOC138334912 gene encoding micronuclear linker histone polyprotein-like isoform X1 has protein sequence MATDTLTLPSIRKVQFLVSTDELASEGITSGSAKSSAKPRIDSTPSLPPAKQNGGLVTSHDGSQTSKPQSPEKSKRSTADVKPQSIPNISQKSNDKSSTTDKRTKGKDGTHTSRQPPTSPSKTNREEPLPSSPSKTKRDDKPPSSPSKTKREEQPPSSPSKTKRDEKPPPSPLRENKSSSVDQNKSGKSTSSKTEAATVKSQSNKENNKPSQDQTNVQKTNGKFVATYTRSRPERKTENNKENNKTENNKERMDFSPQSRTTDDTITDSNVSKDSAYRWHAPARKYETPRHNAPVKSKAVTINSASASSNTTGSSHKPPVFKLKLHKKPMYSRDKKAKEKEVVLTPRTQKSSQDSSRPKSYHLERDRSIYRTNTYLWEDERNELTYQPSTNTQTDVMMAYTGEPNTREALKSANGKKRDKEFKKAFTVFAVRSKQPPWHEKEYVLNRREAQIYQGIKQVYDKPTAKKARQREFMKKLEQFQVEMAKHQISEMQRKEAKKNQDKARQANQLKELRQRFEDEAWHRFQTQYVTSRVLEHEKMNRFQYGLPEEPDGEPEFAVKLKRKKKNPQAIIDAKQLSKINKKRYSEMFDVNTGPSWSKNSKDPKMEGIDTVVLDVKDEQGGAVVVRKEEGNVKEKKKFVKDVIQEAQKELQAWPGNGKNTGVTPRSPVLDHAAPDQPNQRAKSPDFYAEESESDDDDDMSDIFERARKKYNLTVDEEADAVSRASRVR, from the exons GATTACCAGTGGCAGCGCTAAGTCCTCAGCAAAGCCACGTATCGACTCCACCCCTTCTCTTCCTCCTGCCAAACAAAATGGTGGACTGGTGACGTCACATGATGGAAGCCAAACTAGTAAACCACAGAGTCCCGAGAAATCAAAAAGGTCAACCGCCGACGTGAAACCACAGTCTATACCAAACATCTCACAGAAAAGCAAtg ATAAATCATCAACAACAGATAAGCGGACTAAGGGGAAAG ATGGCACCCATACTTCCCGCCAACCACCTACCTCACCTTCCAAAACCAACAGAGAAGAACCACTTCCTTCCTCACCCTCTAAAACAAAGCGTGATGACAAACCTCCCTCATCACCCTCTAAAACAAAGAGAGAGGAACAACCTCCTTCCTCACCCTCTAAAACCAAGAGGGACGAAAAGCCACCTCCATCCCCTCTAAGGGAAAATAAATCTTCCTCTGTTGACCAAAATAAATCAGGAAAGTCCACTAGTTCTAAAACTGAAG CAGCCACAGTAAAATCCCAGTCCAACAAAGAGAACAACAAGCCTTCACAAGACCAAACAAATGTTCAAAA AACAAATGGAAAATTTGTGGCAACATATACAAGATCACGTCCCGAACGGAAAACAGAGAACAATAAAGAGAATAATAAAACTGAGAATAACAA GGAACGAATGGATTTCTCGCCACAGTCCCGAACCACGGACGATACTATTACAGACAGCAATGTGTCAAAGGATAGTGCTTACCGGTGGCACGCGCCTGCGCGAAAGTACGAAACTCCTCGTCACAATGCACCAGTAAAATCTAAAGCAGTGACAATAAACTCTGCTTCAGCATCATCCAATACGACCGGAAGTAGTCACAAACCGCCAGTGTTTAAACTAAAATTGCATAAAAAGCCAATGTATTCTAGAGACAAGAAAGCCAAGGAAAAGGAAGTGGTTCTTACGCCAAGAACGCAAAAATCCTCACAAGACTCATCTAGGCCTAAGTCATATCATTTAGAAAGGGATAGATCTATTTATAGGACAAACACTTATCTCTGGGAGGATGAAAGGAATGAACTTACTTACCAGCCATCAACAAATACGCAAACGGATGTAATGATGGCATATACTGGTGAGCCTAATACAAGAGAGGCTTTGAAAAGTGCTAATGGTAAGAAAAGGGATAAAGAATTCAAAAAGGCTTTTACAGTATTCGCAGTGCGTTCAAAACAGCCACCATGGCATGAGAAAGAATATGTACTGAATAGACGAGAGGCTCAAATTTATCAAGGTATTAAGCAAGTATACGATAAACCGACCGCGAAGAAAGCGAGACAACGAGAATTCATGAAGAAACTAGAACAGTTTCAAGTTGAAATGGCAAAACATCAGATATCGGAAATGCAAAGAAAGGAAGCGAAAAAGAACCAGGACAAAGCGAGACAGGCTAATCAGCTAAAGGAATTACGTCAGCGATTCGAAGACGAGGCTTGGCATCGTTTCCAAACACAATATGTGACGTCACGTGTTCTTGAACACGAAAAAATGAATCGCTTCCAATACGGACTTCCCGAAGAGCCGGATGGTGAGCCAGAATTCGCCGTGAAACTAAAAAGGAAGAAGAAGAACCCGCAAGCGATTATTGATGCCAAGCAGTTAAGCAAAATTAACAAAAAGCGGTATTCTGAGATGTTCGACGTCAACACTGGACCGAGTTGGAGTAAAAACAGCAAAGATCCTAAAATGGAAGGCATTGATACGGTCGTGTTAGATGTCAAAGATGAACAAG GGGGCGCGGTAGTCGTGCGAAAAGAAGAAG GAAACgtaaaagagaagaaaaaattCGTAAAGGACGtcatacaagaggcccagaaggAACTGCAGGCGTGGCCTGGCAATG GTAAAAATACAGGAGTAACTCCGCGGAGCCCAGTGTTAGATCACGCAGCACCCGATCAGCCTAACCAAAGAGCAAAATCGCCAGACTTTTACGCAGAAGAAAGTGAAAGCGATGATGATGACGACATGTCTGATATCTTTGAGAGAGCGAGGAAGAAATATAATCTAACAGTGGATGAAGAAGCCGACGCTGTTAGCCGTGCAAGTCGTGTGCGATGA
- the LOC138334912 gene encoding glutamic acid-rich protein-like isoform X12 — MATDTLTLPSIRKVQFLVSTDELASEGITSGSAKSSAKPRIDSTPSLPPAKQNGGLVTSHDGSQTSKPQSPEKSKRSTADVKPQSIPNISQKSNAATVKSQSNKENNKPSQDQTNVQKTNGKFVATYTRSRPERKTENNKENNKTENNKERMDFSPQSRTTDDTITDSNVSKDSAYRWHAPARKYETPRHNAPVKSKAVTINSASASSNTTGSSHKPPVFKLKLHKKPMYSRDKKAKEKEVVLTPRTQKSSQDSSRPKSYHLERDRSIYRTNTYLWEDERNELTYQPSTNTQTDVMMAYTGEPNTREALKSANGKKRDKEFKKAFTVFAVRSKQPPWHEKEYVLNRREAQIYQGIKQVYDKPTAKKARQREFMKKLEQFQVEMAKHQISEMQRKEAKKNQDKARQANQLKELRQRFEDEAWHRFQTQYVTSRVLEHEKMNRFQYGLPEEPDGEPEFAVKLKRKKKNPQAIIDAKQLSKINKKRYSEMFDVNTGPSWSKNSKDPKMEGIDTVVLDVKDEQGGAVVVRKEEGNVKEKKKFVKDVIQEAQKELQAWPGNGKNTGVTPRSPVLDHAAPDQPNQRAKSPDFYAEESESDDDDDMSDIFERARKKYNLTVDEEADAVSRASRVR, encoded by the exons GATTACCAGTGGCAGCGCTAAGTCCTCAGCAAAGCCACGTATCGACTCCACCCCTTCTCTTCCTCCTGCCAAACAAAATGGTGGACTGGTGACGTCACATGATGGAAGCCAAACTAGTAAACCACAGAGTCCCGAGAAATCAAAAAGGTCAACCGCCGACGTGAAACCACAGTCTATACCAAACATCTCACAGAAAAGCAAtg CAGCCACAGTAAAATCCCAGTCCAACAAAGAGAACAACAAGCCTTCACAAGACCAAACAAATGTTCAAAA AACAAATGGAAAATTTGTGGCAACATATACAAGATCACGTCCCGAACGGAAAACAGAGAACAATAAAGAGAATAATAAAACTGAGAATAACAA GGAACGAATGGATTTCTCGCCACAGTCCCGAACCACGGACGATACTATTACAGACAGCAATGTGTCAAAGGATAGTGCTTACCGGTGGCACGCGCCTGCGCGAAAGTACGAAACTCCTCGTCACAATGCACCAGTAAAATCTAAAGCAGTGACAATAAACTCTGCTTCAGCATCATCCAATACGACCGGAAGTAGTCACAAACCGCCAGTGTTTAAACTAAAATTGCATAAAAAGCCAATGTATTCTAGAGACAAGAAAGCCAAGGAAAAGGAAGTGGTTCTTACGCCAAGAACGCAAAAATCCTCACAAGACTCATCTAGGCCTAAGTCATATCATTTAGAAAGGGATAGATCTATTTATAGGACAAACACTTATCTCTGGGAGGATGAAAGGAATGAACTTACTTACCAGCCATCAACAAATACGCAAACGGATGTAATGATGGCATATACTGGTGAGCCTAATACAAGAGAGGCTTTGAAAAGTGCTAATGGTAAGAAAAGGGATAAAGAATTCAAAAAGGCTTTTACAGTATTCGCAGTGCGTTCAAAACAGCCACCATGGCATGAGAAAGAATATGTACTGAATAGACGAGAGGCTCAAATTTATCAAGGTATTAAGCAAGTATACGATAAACCGACCGCGAAGAAAGCGAGACAACGAGAATTCATGAAGAAACTAGAACAGTTTCAAGTTGAAATGGCAAAACATCAGATATCGGAAATGCAAAGAAAGGAAGCGAAAAAGAACCAGGACAAAGCGAGACAGGCTAATCAGCTAAAGGAATTACGTCAGCGATTCGAAGACGAGGCTTGGCATCGTTTCCAAACACAATATGTGACGTCACGTGTTCTTGAACACGAAAAAATGAATCGCTTCCAATACGGACTTCCCGAAGAGCCGGATGGTGAGCCAGAATTCGCCGTGAAACTAAAAAGGAAGAAGAAGAACCCGCAAGCGATTATTGATGCCAAGCAGTTAAGCAAAATTAACAAAAAGCGGTATTCTGAGATGTTCGACGTCAACACTGGACCGAGTTGGAGTAAAAACAGCAAAGATCCTAAAATGGAAGGCATTGATACGGTCGTGTTAGATGTCAAAGATGAACAAG GGGGCGCGGTAGTCGTGCGAAAAGAAGAAG GAAACgtaaaagagaagaaaaaattCGTAAAGGACGtcatacaagaggcccagaaggAACTGCAGGCGTGGCCTGGCAATG GTAAAAATACAGGAGTAACTCCGCGGAGCCCAGTGTTAGATCACGCAGCACCCGATCAGCCTAACCAAAGAGCAAAATCGCCAGACTTTTACGCAGAAGAAAGTGAAAGCGATGATGATGACGACATGTCTGATATCTTTGAGAGAGCGAGGAAGAAATATAATCTAACAGTGGATGAAGAAGCCGACGCTGTTAGCCGTGCAAGTCGTGTGCGATGA